From Halomarina ordinaria:
GTGTTGGGGCTCTCGCCGTACTTCAGGAGGTAGAACGTGAAGATGAGCGAGACGATCATCATCATGATGGTCGCGATGCCGACGAAGTGCGGCTGGATGGGGACGCCCATCTCCTTGGGGTCGGCGGGTTCCGCCGCCGCGGCCGCGGGCGACGTCCGCGGGACGTCCTCGCCGATGGCGACGGCGCCGAGCATGCCCTGGCCGGCGTGGGGGTCGCACTGGTAGGTCGCGATGGGGCCGCCCTCGGCGGTCCACTCGAAGGTCCCCGACGCCTGGGGGCTGCCGCTCTCGAAGTCGGCACCGTCCTGGGCGACGACGTTGTGACTGCCGCCCTCGCCGGTCCACTCCCAGATGATGGTCGCGCCCTCGTCGACGTGGACCGCCACCGGGTCGAACGCGAGGCCACCCTCGCCCGCACCGACTTCGACGGTCACTTCGGACTCCCCGCGCGCGTCGACCGTTCCGCCTTCTTCCCAGCCGGCAGCGTCGTCGAGGAACCCGCCGTAGTCGATGGGACCACTCCCGCCCCCACCCCCACCGCCAGAGGACTCGTTACCGCCGCTCTCGTTACC
This genomic window contains:
- a CDS encoding halocyanin domain-containing protein, with amino-acid sequence MNRRQFLMTAGGTAGAVTVAAGSAAAQENESGGNGSAGGNESAGGNESSGGNESAGGGNESGGNESSGGGGGGGSGPIDYGGFLDDAAGWEEGGTVDARGESEVTVEVGAGEGGLAFDPVAVHVDEGATIIWEWTGEGGSHNVVAQDGADFESGSPQASGTFEWTAEGGPIATYQCDPHAGQGMLGAVAIGEDVPRTSPAAAAAEPADPKEMGVPIQPHFVGIATIMMMIVSLIFTFYLLKYGESPNTKGGN